GAGAAGTTGTTAGCAGAACAACGACAAAGGCAAGCACCAACACCACCTACTGAAACTCCAACACCTCCACAAGCTCCACCTCCACAAGCTCCACCTGCAGTGCACCCCATGGAACCATTATATGAACGGTTCCGAAAACAACGCCCACCAGTATTTGAAGGTAGCACTGACCCACTTGACGCACAAGACTGGAAGAGTTCTTTAGAAGACATCTTTGAGTTCATGCAACTAAGTGACAGGGAAAAAGTTTCTTGTGCTGCTCATACACTTAAAAAGGATGCTaagatctggtgggaagtggttaaGCAGACTAGAGAAGTGAATCAGATGACTTGGGCAGAATTTGAACTGGTCTTCAATGAGAAGTTTTATAATGAAGCTGTGTTGACTGCCAAAGTAAGTGAGTTCACTAGATTGCAACAGGGGAATCTATCAGTGGCTGAGTACGCCAGGACATTTGAccggttagccaagtttgcaccagacttgGTTAACACTGAAACTAGTAGAGTGAATCGCTTCCTGGAGGGTCTACAACCAGAATTGGCTAGAGATGTAGATATGGGACGTACAGGGCCTCTTTCTTATGCTCAGGCTgtggagaaagctttgagagctgaacacagagaagaaaaaataacaaaagctAAAGCTGCTACTAGCATGCCTCGTAGAGACACTCCATTCAACAAAGAACAAAGCCGCTTTCACAATGACAACAAAAGAGGGGCCCAGAATTTCCAATTTAGACAAGGACAGAATAAGAAATTTAAAGGAGGTCAGCAAAACAGGCAACCTGGATTCCAACAAATGCCACGATGTCAAACTTGTGGAAAGAATCATTTCGGGGAGTGCAGGCTTCTAACTAAGAGCTGCTTCAAATGTGGCAAGGGGGATCATTTTATCAAAGATTGTCCATTGATGAAGAACCAACAAATGAAGGATGAACCTCAGAGGACAAATGCTAGGGTGTTCACGATTACTCAGGCTGATGCTGATACCAACAACTCTGTTGTGTCAGGTGATATTTTTGCATCTGGTATTCTCACTCATGCATTAATAGATTCAGGTGCCACGCATTCATTTGCATCATTGACATATGTAAAAAGGTTGGGTAGATCGTGTGAAAAATTGTCAGAagtttttagtacaatgttaccatcTGGAGAGATTCTGTATTCTACTCATTGGTTGAGGGGGGTTCCTATTTgcattgatggtagggaattatatgCTGATCTAATAATGTTAGAGATGGCCGATTATGaggtgattttgggtatggattggctttcaaagtataatgtcactattgattgtagaaggaaaacAGTGATATTTAAGCCTTCAGAGGAAGATGAGTTTATGTTTACTGGAGCGACATCAAAAAGTTGCATTCCATTAATTTCTGCTATGAAGGCCAGGCGACTGTTGGAAAGTGGATGTGTGGGTTATctcgccagtgtggttgacacgtaTAAGGAGTAAAAGTTAAAACCGGAAGATGTACCGGTAGTTAGAGATTTCTTagaagtatttccagaagatttaccgggattgcctccagacagagaaattgaatttgtgattgagctACTTCCTGGTACAGCCCCTGTGTCcaaggcaccttatagaatggcaccagcagaactaaaggaattaaagatacagttgcaagaactcctggataaaaagtttatcaggcctagtttttcaccatggggagctccggtgctatttgtgaagaaaaaggatgggacgatgcgaatgtgtattgattatagagaattgaacaagttgacaatcaagaataagtatccacttcctagaattgatgatctttttgatcaattacaaggaagaggagtgttttcaaagattgatttgagatctgggtatcatcaattaaagattagagaagaggatgtaccaaagaccgcatttcgaactcggtatggccattatgagttccttgtgatgccatttggattaactaatgctccagctgcattcatggacttgatgaacagggtgtttaaggactaCCTTGATAAGTTTGTAatagtgtttattgatgatatcttggtgtattctcgatcccaagaagaacatgaggaacatttgaggttgacgttggagaaattaaaagaaaaacaactctatgccaaatttaagaaatgtgaattttggctagagaaggtggcatttttgggccatatagtctcaaaagatggtattgcggtggatccatcaaagattgaagctgttagtaagtggaatagaccaacaaatgtttcagaagtaaggagttttctgggattagcaggctattaccgaagatttgttgaaggattttccaagataGCAATGCCATTGACACAACTCACgaggaagaatcataagtttgaatggactgaagcttGTGAGAAAAGTTTTCAAGATTTGAAGCAAAGATTGGTTTCTGCTCCAGTACTTACTATTCCATCTGGATCAGGAGGACTTGTGATTTATAGTGACGCTTCAAAgcaaggtttagggtgtgtgttgatgcagaatggcaaagtcatagcttatgcttctagacaattgaaggactatgaacagaagtatccaacacatgatctggagttggcagcagttgtttttgcactaaagatttggagacattatctgtatggtgagaagtgcgaaatatataccgatcataaaagtctcaagtatttcttcactcagaaggaattaaatatgagacaaaggagatggttggagctagtgaaggattatgactgtcaaatactttatcatcctggaaaagcaaatgtagttgcagaCGCACTGAGTAGAAAGTCTCATGGTAATGTGTCATTTTTGAGGAAACTGACAAGACCACTTCAGGAGGACATGTGCAGAGCGGAGATTGAGGTGATCACAGGAAGATTATCAGTGATGACTATTCAGTCTaccttgttagagagaatcaaACAAGGTCAATGTGAGGATCCTTACTTGGTGGAACAAAAAGGTGAATTGGAAAGTGGGAAGGTCAATGAGTTTAGTGTGTCATGTAATGGGATGCTAAAGTTCAAGGAAAGAGTTTGTGTCCCTAATAATGAGGAGTTGAAGAGAGAAATCCTTACCGAAGCTCACAATACCTTGTATTCAGTACATCCGGGGACGACCAAGATGCTTAATGACTTGAAAAGACACTACTGGTGGCCCAACATGAGAAAGGATGTGGTCGAGtttgtagccaagtgtttaacctgtcaacaagtgaaagctgaacatcagaaaccTGCTGGTTTACTACAACCAATACGGataccagagtggaaatgggaagagattactatggattttgtagttggATTGCCAAAGACTTCTAAACAACATGATGCTATCTGGGTTATAGTAGACCGATATACCAAATCAGCACACTTTCTTCCGGTACgcatgacttatactatggatcagtgggCTGAATTATATGTTCAAGAGGTTGTTAGACTTCATGGAGTGCCAGTATCTATAATTTCAGACCGGGATGCTCGATTTACTTCattgttttgggaaagtttgcagaGAGCATTGGGCACAAAATTGAAGTTTACTACGGCATATCACCCCCAAtctgatggacaatctgaaaggaccattcaaactcttgaagatatgcttcgagcttgtgtcctagattttcaaggatcatgggagaagtatttatgtctgatagagttttcttataacaatagcTTTCATGCAACGATTGGTGTAGCaccgtatgaaatgttatatggcagaaaatgcagatcaccaattcattgggatgaaatgggagaaagaaagtatcttgGTCCAGATCTGGTCAGAAGGACAACTGAAGCAGTGGAGAAGATAAGAAAAAGAATGTTAACTgctcagagtaggcaaaagagttacgctGATCGAAAGCGAAGAGATGTGGAGTTCAACATTGGGGACAAGGTATTTCTGAAAATTGCCCCTATGAAAGGAGCaatgaggtttggaaagaaagggaagttaagcccaagatttattggaccttttgaagtATTGGAAAAGGTGGGAAAGGTAGCCTATAGACTGGCATTACCGCCATCACTGTCAAATGTCCACGATGTTTTTCATGTCTCATTATTGAGAAAATACGTGCCAGATCCTTCACATGTGCTAAACTACGAGCCAATAGAAGTTGAACAAGACCTAACATATGAAGAAAAACCAGTGAAAATTCTTGACAGAAAAGAGAAAGAGTTGAGAAATAAGAAGATTTCACTGGTTAAGGtcttgtggagaagttcaaacattGAGGAAATGACATGGGAACGGGAAGATGAAATGAGATCTAAATACCCAGAGCTATTTGGGTAAgagaaatttcgaggacgaaatttttataaggtgtagaggattgtagcacccacattattttgatatatatagccaataatcacatgattgcattgcattacatatcatacaatatgtataatttgagcatatgcatattcttataagtgttttcatgtataagtataaaagttgtgtatgtgatgtctatatgtatgctcaatattattaaccttgtggcatttgagttgtcttttatgggtgtttgatgtgctcaagatataagaaagtatgaaaaatatggacaaggcatggaattaagtgttgaaagtgagatatagaaggcaaaataggttaagtagtggaaaatagtacaatgtcgattactagtatttcggtgtaaaattgagtatttatggatttaccaaatgtaatcgaggtatgattaaggtctcattgatgatgtaaaaatggttttagaaccattagatcaattcttgatgggaggtatacataatcagtggtattgatgcaaagtcaaaacgagcttagcataagtgcgctacgctcgatcgggtaagcataactattgggtatgaagtcatatggacctaaggtttggtatgagtgttttacacataaggataataggcctagcagatgattaagtcgaaattattgaagtgataaggttttcataagtcaaaaggtgaaatgatgagatgaaaggtgtcaacttttgacaataaggctaaatcattgaaaataaggaattttcatcaaaccttatcactttgcacgaccattattctgaaaaacagagagaaaagaaaaccaaaaaccatttcttggctggtttgaagaaattctaaggagatccaagtgaaagcaaagccaaagaagtagattaagcttagttctagcctttttatggtaagttcttgtacttggaagttaaactatgtttttgaatttttctgagaacttatatat
This genomic interval from Humulus lupulus chromosome 8, drHumLupu1.1, whole genome shotgun sequence contains the following:
- the LOC133797912 gene encoding uncharacterized protein LOC133797912 isoform X2 — protein: MDHEHGMGATEGSCSNKYEQEMAQLRAVVNRQAEQIEKLLAEQRQRQAPTPPTETPTPPQAPPPQAPPAVHPMEPLYERFRKQRPPVFEGSTDPLDAQDWKSSLEDIFEFMQLSDREKVSCAAHTLKKDAKIWWEVVKQTREVNQMTWAEFELVFNEKFYNEAVLTAKVSEFTRLQQGNLSVAEYARTFDRLAKFAPDLVNTETSRVNRFLEGLQPELARDVDMGRTGPLSYAQAVEKALRAEHREEKITKAKAATSMPRRDTPFNKEQSRFHNDNKRGAQNFQFRQGQNKKFKGGQQNRQPGFQQMPRCQTCGKNHFGECRLLTKSCFKCGKGDHFIKDCPLMKNQQMKDEPQRTNARVFTITQADADTNNSVVSGDIFASGILTHALIDSGATHSFASLTYVKRLGRSCEKLSEVFSTMLPSGEILYSTHWLRGVPICIDGRELYADLIMLEMADYEVILGMDWLSKYNVTIDCRRKTVIFKPSEEDEFMFTGATSKSCIPLISAMKARRLLESGCVGYLASVVDTYKE
- the LOC133797912 gene encoding uncharacterized protein LOC133797912 isoform X1, whose protein sequence is MMDHEHGMGATEGSCSNKYEQEMAQLRAVVNRQAEQIEKLLAEQRQRQAPTPPTETPTPPQAPPPQAPPAVHPMEPLYERFRKQRPPVFEGSTDPLDAQDWKSSLEDIFEFMQLSDREKVSCAAHTLKKDAKIWWEVVKQTREVNQMTWAEFELVFNEKFYNEAVLTAKVSEFTRLQQGNLSVAEYARTFDRLAKFAPDLVNTETSRVNRFLEGLQPELARDVDMGRTGPLSYAQAVEKALRAEHREEKITKAKAATSMPRRDTPFNKEQSRFHNDNKRGAQNFQFRQGQNKKFKGGQQNRQPGFQQMPRCQTCGKNHFGECRLLTKSCFKCGKGDHFIKDCPLMKNQQMKDEPQRTNARVFTITQADADTNNSVVSGDIFASGILTHALIDSGATHSFASLTYVKRLGRSCEKLSEVFSTMLPSGEILYSTHWLRGVPICIDGRELYADLIMLEMADYEVILGMDWLSKYNVTIDCRRKTVIFKPSEEDEFMFTGATSKSCIPLISAMKARRLLESGCVGYLASVVDTYKE